In Thunnus thynnus chromosome 13, fThuThy2.1, whole genome shotgun sequence, the following proteins share a genomic window:
- the esama gene encoding endothelial cell adhesion molecule a, which yields MEVYTTSRKLALLSFTFLWGLSGIWAQINIPQSSMDVIKGQNVDLKASYKSNSDLRTHTILWTFSTSNNSQLIISYTKGSTPVGNSQFKDRVGFIEDMPSKDVSMYINDTRETDSGRYVCHIIIPNESGYSGQLSLDVKVPPAVPKCSLTGKSVPKGNVTLSCKSSSGKPIPMYKWKKISPTSEVFFSPMLNEKTGTLKLSNLSTNMSGKYVCTASNSAGAESCFINLEVVSSSNAGMIAGATVGSVIGFIFLLICLVFLMKRRRDSEDDMANEIKEDAQAPKRVSWAKSGMGSDIISKNGTLSSIASSPHHKDPSHHHNNHHHLQQYPQRPPSDTASIITATGSMAGYRPSRHHGASTPTHYSYNNNTTLPRGQPMSSGASTNGSPLPGPERYTQLPQAQALPQTYSQPQLQLQAAPSPPPLPTSTVTASNITRMGGVPIMVPAQNQAGSLV from the exons GCATATGGGCCCAGATCAATATTCCCCAAAGCAGTATGGATGTGATCAAGGGTCAGAACGTGGATCTGAAGGCCTCATATAAATCGAACAGCGACCTGAGAACCCACACAATCCTCTGGACCTTTTCTACTTCCAACAACTCCCAACTG ATCATCTCCTACACCAAGGGCTCAACTCCCGTGGGCAACTCCCAGTTTAAGGACCGGGTTGGTTTCATCGAAGACATGCCCTCAAAAGACGTGTCAATGTACATCAACGACACCCGGGAGACTGACTCAGGACGCTACGTCTGTCACATCATCATACCAAACGAGTCTGGCTACAGTGGCCAACTCAGTCTGGATGTGAAGG TCCCTCCTGCTGTTCCTAAGTGCTCCCTAACAGGGAAGTCAGTGCCAAAAGGAAACGTGACTCTGAGCTGCAAGTCCAGCAGTGGGAAGCCCATTCCTATGTACAAGTGGAAGAAAATCAGTCCCACCTCTGAGGTCTTCTTCTCACCCATGCTCA ATGAGAAGACCGGCACTCTGAAGCTGAGCAACCTGAGCACTAACATGTCAGGGAAGTACGTGTGCACAGCCAGCAACTCAGCCggagcagagagctgcttcATCAACCTGGAGGTCGTTTCCT CCAGTAATGCTGGGATGATTGCTGGCGCCACAGTGGGCTCAGTGATTggcttcatcttcctcctcatctgccTGGTTTTCCTGATGAAGAGGCGGCGAGACAGTGAGGATGACATGGCCAACGAAATCAA GGAGGATGCTCAGGCTCCTAAGCGTGTGTCCTGGGCTAAGAGCGGCATGGGTTCTGATATCATCTCCAAGAATGGTACCCTGTCCTCTATCGCCTCCAGCCCACATCACAAAGATCCCTCGCACCACCACaacaaccaccaccacctgcAGCAGTACCCTCAGCGCCCCCCCTCAGACACCGCTTCTATCATCACCGCCACGGGCAGCATGGCTGGTTACAGACCGTCCCGCCATCACGGAGcctccacccccacccactacagctacaacaacaacaccacccTGCCACGTGGACAACCCATGTCCTCCGGGGCCAGCACCAATGGGAGCCCCCTGCCTGGACCAGAGCGCTACACCCAGCTGCCCCAGGCCCAGGCACTCCCGCAGACCTACAGCCAACCTCAGCTGCAGCTTCAGGCGGCTCCCTCCCCTCCACCGCTGCCCACCTCTACAGTCACAGCCTCCAACATCACCAGGATGGGAGGGGTGCCCATTATGGTGCCTGCGCAGAACCAGGCCGGATCTCTGGTCTAA